A region from the Hypericibacter adhaerens genome encodes:
- a CDS encoding MEDS domain-containing protein, giving the protein MLTLEEAAEYLGVSKTSLRRWTRDGLLSCHRIGVRAERRFDQKMLDEFLLRRSTGLPITMPGRPPSFADALHQAAQDGRHKHVCLYFRNPIEQWEAFRHYFLDHYRAGLPTTYLHQASSRDQLLERVSAEGIDAQDAINRGLLRIFPAQDSYLRQGAFSADFMISFMRLIMVRMRDDGFRKHLVTGEMDWFFSNTPGVDEIHAYERRLNKLLDEYPDVTIVCQYDITRFDGENVLEACCTHPIVHLDEQLRQGFFLPPQG; this is encoded by the coding sequence ATGCTGACTCTGGAGGAGGCGGCGGAGTATCTCGGCGTGAGCAAGACCTCCTTGCGCCGCTGGACCCGGGACGGGCTGCTCTCCTGCCATCGCATCGGCGTCCGCGCCGAACGGCGCTTCGACCAGAAGATGCTCGACGAGTTCTTGCTGCGTCGCAGCACGGGCCTGCCGATCACGATGCCGGGGCGGCCCCCTTCCTTCGCCGATGCGCTGCATCAGGCGGCCCAGGACGGGCGGCACAAGCATGTCTGCCTTTATTTCCGCAACCCGATCGAGCAGTGGGAGGCGTTCCGCCACTATTTCCTCGATCATTACCGAGCGGGCCTGCCGACCACCTATCTCCATCAGGCCTCGAGCCGCGACCAGCTTCTCGAGCGGGTCAGCGCCGAAGGCATCGACGCGCAGGACGCCATCAATCGCGGCCTGCTGCGCATCTTCCCCGCGCAGGATTCCTATCTGCGGCAGGGCGCCTTCTCGGCCGACTTCATGATCTCCTTCATGCGGCTGATCATGGTGCGCATGCGCGACGACGGCTTTCGCAAGCATCTCGTGACGGGCGAGATGGACTGGTTCTTCTCCAACACGCCCGGCGTCGACGAGATCCACGCCTATGAGCGCCGGCTGAACAAGCTGCTCGACGAGTATCCCGACGTGACCATCGTCTGCCAGTACGACATCACGCGCTTCGACGGCGAGAACGTGCTGGAAGCCTGCTGCACGCATCCGATCGTCCATCTCGACGAGCAGCTGCGGCAGGGCTTCTTCCTTCCCCCGCAGGGCTAG
- a CDS encoding CHASE2 domain-containing protein, translating into MKRWLDLLIPFALLLATLVVRAEEGPGIARLRNLVFDSYQRFHPRPYADAGVTVVDIDEESLARIGQWPWPRSKLAELVTKLGQEGAAAVALDIILAEPDRMGPQNLLRLWPDNADQASLKAVLQNLPDPDLALAQALASGPTVVAVALVNEPVPSGSLLPMPRKAGISNAGDNAIPFLPAFSEAVRALPIFEEAASGYGAVNAVPDSDGVIRRLPLLSAYGEIIVPGFASEALRVALNSSTYQIKASGANNVLEFVDRGVSLVRIAGHRGTAVIPTAGDSSVLLYDTGTQPSRFVPAWQILDQSADPSRIAGHIILVGSTSEGLKDLKPSPLSPTMSGVEVNAQILEQIVTGTYLKRPFWASDLEIAFLLLFGSALILIARRFSAIGGATVGVIGSVAAIAASWFAFTRQGWLVDPIFPVAVALLLYMVTAFLGYLRTEGEKRFIRDVFSQMLSPVLVEKLASQPEPPKLGGELRELTVMFTDLQGFTSIAEGLEPQDLTRLINRFMTPMARVIQDDHAGTIDKYMGDAIMAFWNAPLDLPDHARQAVEAALAMRAALAALNAELAKEAAEKGEGPMGLAFGIGVNTGPCSVGYMGSEQRKAYTAIGDAVNLASRLEGLTRMYGVDCVIGDGTARAVAPAAGNGPSFALIEIDLVRVKGKQRPEPVHALIGDAALAAGAPFQELLDSHKSLIGAYRAQDWAGATEALARLHDQTERHFPGLMPLYTLYRRRIEGYRGAPPPPAWDGVFEALGKTG; encoded by the coding sequence ATGAAGCGCTGGCTCGACCTTCTCATCCCCTTCGCGCTTCTGCTGGCAACCCTGGTGGTGCGGGCCGAGGAAGGCCCGGGCATCGCGCGGCTGCGCAATCTGGTCTTCGACAGCTATCAGCGCTTCCACCCGCGGCCCTATGCCGATGCCGGGGTCACCGTCGTCGATATCGACGAGGAGAGCCTGGCCCGGATCGGCCAATGGCCCTGGCCGCGCTCGAAGCTGGCGGAGCTGGTGACGAAGCTGGGCCAAGAGGGCGCCGCGGCCGTGGCGCTCGACATCATCCTGGCCGAGCCCGACCGCATGGGACCGCAGAACCTGCTGCGGCTTTGGCCGGACAATGCAGACCAGGCAAGCCTGAAGGCGGTGCTGCAGAACCTGCCCGACCCCGACCTGGCGCTGGCCCAGGCGCTCGCCAGCGGACCGACGGTTGTGGCCGTCGCGCTGGTGAACGAGCCCGTGCCCTCCGGCAGCCTGTTGCCGATGCCACGGAAGGCCGGCATCAGCAATGCCGGTGACAATGCCATTCCTTTCCTGCCGGCCTTCTCGGAGGCGGTCCGCGCGCTCCCGATCTTCGAGGAAGCCGCCAGCGGCTACGGAGCGGTCAATGCGGTCCCCGATTCCGACGGCGTCATCCGGCGCCTGCCGTTGCTCTCGGCCTATGGCGAGATCATCGTGCCGGGCTTCGCCTCGGAGGCTCTGCGTGTCGCGCTGAACAGCTCGACCTATCAAATCAAGGCCTCAGGCGCCAACAACGTCCTCGAATTCGTCGATCGCGGCGTCTCGCTCGTCCGGATCGCCGGCCATCGCGGCACCGCCGTGATTCCCACGGCGGGAGACAGCTCGGTTCTCCTCTATGACACCGGCACGCAGCCCAGCCGCTTCGTCCCGGCCTGGCAGATTCTGGATCAATCGGCCGACCCGAGCCGCATCGCCGGCCATATCATCCTGGTCGGTTCCACCAGCGAGGGACTGAAGGATCTCAAGCCATCGCCCTTGAGCCCGACCATGTCGGGGGTCGAGGTCAATGCCCAGATCCTCGAGCAGATCGTCACCGGCACCTATCTCAAGCGGCCCTTCTGGGCATCCGATCTCGAGATCGCGTTCCTGCTCCTCTTCGGCAGCGCGCTGATCCTGATCGCGCGGCGATTCTCGGCGATCGGCGGCGCCACCGTCGGCGTCATCGGCAGCGTCGCCGCCATCGCCGCCTCCTGGTTCGCCTTCACGCGCCAGGGCTGGCTGGTCGATCCGATCTTCCCGGTCGCGGTGGCGCTGCTGCTCTACATGGTCACGGCCTTCCTGGGATATCTGCGCACCGAAGGCGAGAAGCGCTTCATCCGCGATGTCTTCAGCCAGATGCTGTCGCCGGTCCTGGTCGAGAAGCTGGCGAGCCAGCCCGAGCCGCCCAAGCTCGGCGGCGAGCTGCGCGAGCTCACGGTGATGTTCACCGACCTGCAGGGCTTCACCAGCATCGCCGAGGGGCTCGAGCCGCAGGATCTCACCCGGCTCATCAACCGCTTCATGACACCGATGGCGCGCGTGATCCAGGACGACCATGCCGGCACGATCGACAAGTACATGGGCGACGCCATCATGGCCTTCTGGAACGCGCCGCTCGACCTGCCCGATCACGCGCGCCAGGCGGTCGAGGCGGCGCTGGCGATGCGCGCCGCGCTGGCCGCGCTCAATGCCGAGCTCGCGAAGGAGGCCGCCGAGAAGGGCGAGGGCCCGATGGGCCTCGCCTTCGGCATCGGCGTCAATACCGGTCCCTGCAGCGTCGGCTATATGGGCTCGGAGCAGCGCAAGGCCTATACCGCCATCGGCGACGCGGTGAACCTCGCCTCGCGGCTCGAAGGCCTGACCCGGATGTACGGGGTCGATTGCGTGATCGGCGACGGCACCGCCCGCGCGGTGGCACCCGCCGCCGGGAACGGCCCGAGCTTCGCCCTGATCGAGATCGACCTGGTCCGGGTCAAGGGCAAGCAGCGCCCGGAGCCGGTCCATGCCTTGATCGGCGACGCGGCCCTGGCCGCCGGCGCCCCCTTCCAGGAATTGCTGGATTCTCACAAATCCCTGATCGGCGCCTACCGGGCCCAGGATTGGGCGGGTGCCACCGAAGCCCTTGCCCGGCTGCATGACCAGACCGAGCGTCATTTCCCGGGCCTGATGCCGCTTTACACGCTCTATCGGCGCCGGATCGAGGGCTATCGCGGCGCCCCGCCCCCGCCGGCCTGGGACGGGGTCTTCGAGGCCTTGGGCAAGACCGGCTGA
- a CDS encoding cation:proton antiporter yields MQGVVSTVFGLAGLFVLVSLLPSLARRLMLPETVLLAMLGVGLGVVIEIGQPPKGDVANDFLTALGHLEIPGDAFLYIFLPPLLFEMALKLDVRRLMDEIVPILLMAVVAVIVTALVVGAALWQITGAGLLAALLLGAVIATTDPAAVVGIFRDIGAPRRLTLLVQGESLFNDAAAIALASLIAGLITGNGEGSLLHTVTDFLLEFLGGAVFGYLLARVAALLLPALRGFKYAEMTFTVALAYLSFIIGSQYLHVSGVVACVVAGLTLGTNGRTRVTPTSWESLVETWEQLGFWSNSLIFVLAAMLVPQLLAGLAAVDLLRLAVLVAAALVARGIVVYGLLPPLAAMGLTGRVNGAYSAVIVWGGLRGAVSLALALGVAAAPELPAETRHLVGALTTGFVLFTLFINAPTLRPLLRLLGLDKLGATERALRAGALDLAHAEAKGKVEATVTAEGLDPALTKRVFDQIEAPTAKTPAPVASPAPPAEGGGAGPAPDGQELDMAAVALSILTQYEVELVHQRLREGTLSRRTAEIKLADASRLMDGLKQGGVTGYVEAVDDIIKFPRTMRWVMLLQQSFAIDRPLEEMLSDRFNKLFVSSLLLVDLGEFLRRRVRPVVGEGAAAAAGAVLQRRRDGVAKGLGALRLQYPDYAHQLEELYVSRLAFRSIEDGYRSMHKEAVLSEEVFDSLLRGLEQRRKHAMRQLRLDIAMAPETLLQRVRLFQGLSNDARRRVSKLMRPRLALPDERIVTAGEHGDTMFFITSGAVEVILPHTPVRLGTGEFFGEVALVTNRPRTASVMALSYTNLLVLSARDLARLSEADPELAGEIAAVAKARVAALDSAVG; encoded by the coding sequence ATGCAGGGGGTCGTCTCCACCGTCTTCGGACTGGCCGGGCTGTTCGTGTTGGTCAGCCTCCTGCCCTCTCTCGCCCGACGCCTGATGCTGCCGGAGACCGTGCTGCTCGCCATGCTGGGCGTCGGGCTCGGCGTGGTGATCGAGATCGGCCAGCCGCCGAAAGGCGACGTCGCCAACGATTTCCTGACCGCGCTGGGCCATCTCGAGATCCCGGGCGATGCGTTCCTTTACATCTTCCTGCCTCCGCTCCTGTTCGAGATGGCATTGAAGCTCGATGTGCGCCGTCTCATGGACGAGATCGTGCCGATCCTGCTGATGGCGGTGGTCGCCGTGATCGTCACGGCGCTCGTGGTGGGGGCGGCGCTCTGGCAGATCACCGGGGCGGGCCTGCTGGCGGCGCTGCTGCTGGGGGCCGTCATCGCCACCACCGATCCGGCGGCCGTGGTCGGCATCTTCCGCGATATCGGCGCGCCGCGGCGTCTCACCCTGCTGGTGCAGGGAGAAAGCCTCTTCAACGACGCGGCCGCGATCGCGCTGGCGAGCCTCATCGCCGGCCTCATCACCGGCAATGGCGAAGGCAGCCTTCTCCATACCGTGACCGACTTCCTGCTGGAGTTCCTGGGCGGCGCCGTCTTCGGCTATCTCCTGGCCCGGGTCGCGGCCCTGCTGTTGCCGGCCCTGCGCGGCTTCAAATATGCCGAGATGACCTTCACCGTGGCGCTCGCCTATCTGAGCTTCATCATCGGCAGCCAGTATCTCCATGTCTCGGGCGTGGTGGCCTGCGTCGTCGCCGGCCTGACGCTCGGAACCAACGGCCGCACGCGCGTCACGCCCACCTCCTGGGAGAGCCTGGTCGAGACCTGGGAGCAGCTGGGCTTCTGGTCGAACTCGCTCATTTTCGTGCTGGCGGCCATGCTGGTCCCCCAGCTCCTGGCCGGCCTGGCGGCGGTGGATCTCCTGCGCCTGGCCGTGCTGGTGGCAGCCGCCCTGGTGGCGCGCGGCATCGTCGTCTATGGGCTGCTGCCGCCGCTGGCGGCGATGGGGCTCACGGGCCGCGTCAACGGCGCCTACAGCGCCGTCATCGTCTGGGGCGGCTTGCGCGGCGCCGTGTCGCTGGCGTTGGCGCTCGGCGTCGCGGCGGCGCCCGAGCTGCCCGCGGAGACCCGCCATCTGGTGGGGGCGCTGACCACGGGCTTCGTGCTCTTCACCCTGTTCATCAACGCGCCCACCCTGCGGCCGCTGTTGCGCCTGCTGGGGCTCGACAAGCTGGGGGCCACCGAGCGCGCGCTGCGCGCCGGCGCGCTCGACCTCGCCCATGCCGAGGCCAAGGGAAAGGTCGAGGCCACGGTCACGGCCGAAGGGCTCGATCCCGCGCTCACGAAGCGCGTCTTCGACCAGATCGAGGCGCCGACCGCCAAGACACCGGCACCGGTCGCGTCGCCGGCACCGCCGGCCGAAGGCGGCGGGGCCGGCCCCGCCCCGGACGGGCAGGAGCTCGACATGGCGGCGGTGGCCCTGTCGATCCTCACCCAGTACGAGGTCGAGCTGGTGCATCAGCGCCTGCGCGAGGGCACCCTCAGCCGGCGGACGGCCGAGATCAAGCTGGCCGATGCCAGCCGCCTGATGGACGGGCTCAAGCAGGGCGGCGTCACGGGCTATGTCGAGGCTGTCGACGACATCATCAAGTTTCCGCGCACGATGCGCTGGGTCATGCTGCTGCAGCAATCGTTCGCGATCGACCGGCCGCTCGAGGAGATGCTGAGCGATCGCTTCAACAAGCTGTTCGTGAGCTCGCTGCTGCTGGTGGATCTGGGCGAGTTCCTGCGCCGGCGCGTGCGGCCGGTGGTGGGCGAAGGGGCGGCGGCGGCGGCCGGCGCCGTGCTGCAGCGCCGCCGCGACGGCGTGGCGAAGGGCCTGGGCGCCCTGCGGCTGCAATATCCCGACTATGCCCACCAGCTCGAGGAGCTCTATGTCAGCCGCCTCGCCTTCCGTTCGATCGAGGACGGCTACCGCTCGATGCACAAGGAGGCCGTTCTCAGCGAAGAGGTGTTCGACAGCCTGCTGCGCGGCCTCGAGCAGCGCCGCAAGCACGCGATGCGGCAGCTGCGGCTCGATATCGCGATGGCGCCCGAGACCTTGCTGCAGCGCGTGCGGCTGTTCCAGGGGCTTTCCAACGATGCCCGCCGGCGCGTCTCCAAGCTGATGCGCCCGCGCCTGGCGCTGCCGGACGAGCGGATCGTCACGGCCGGCGAGCATGGCGACACCATGTTCTTCATCACCTCCGGCGCCGTCGAGGTGATCCTGCCCCACACCCCCGTTCGCCTGGGCACCGGCGAGTTCTTCGGCGAGGTGGCGCTGGTGACCAACCGCCCGCGCACGGCCAGCGTGATGGCGCTCTCCTATACCAACCTCCTGGTGCTGAGCGCCCGCGACCTCGCGCGCCTCAGCGAGGCCGATCCCGAGCTCGCCGGCGAGATCGCGGCGGTCGCCAAGGCCCGCGTCGCGGCGCTCGATTCCGCCGTCGGCTGA
- a CDS encoding DMT family transporter: MSQTSPALSPLRSVMAGIPWQLAAGLGFVMMDSTAKYLSADYPTVQITWSRYLFHMLTALPILLAWRGGAVFRTRRLDLQLIRSVLLLGSTVFYFIALRYIPLATAASIGFVAPMFLTALSVPLLKERVGPRRWIAVAVGFFAVLLIIRPGFGVMHWAMTMPVLVAACFALYQIVTRLLGPIDHWSVTLFYSGVVGLLVMTAMLPGAWRWPDLEGWALMVFLGFAGALSHLCMIRAFTLAPASLLAPFSYLQLAWAVTIGYLVFGNLPDGWTAIGAALIVSSGLYIWYRERLQPTAR; the protein is encoded by the coding sequence ATGAGCCAGACCAGTCCCGCCCTGTCCCCGCTGCGCTCGGTCATGGCGGGCATTCCCTGGCAGCTGGCCGCGGGCCTGGGCTTCGTGATGATGGATTCGACCGCGAAATATCTGAGCGCCGATTACCCGACGGTGCAGATCACCTGGTCGCGCTATCTGTTCCATATGCTGACGGCGCTGCCGATCCTGCTGGCCTGGCGCGGCGGGGCGGTGTTCCGCACGCGCCGGCTCGACCTGCAGCTGATCCGCTCGGTGCTGCTGCTGGGCTCGACCGTCTTCTACTTCATCGCGCTGCGCTACATCCCGCTCGCCACCGCCGCCTCGATCGGCTTCGTGGCGCCGATGTTCCTCACGGCGCTGTCCGTGCCGCTGCTCAAGGAGCGCGTGGGGCCGCGACGCTGGATCGCCGTGGCGGTGGGATTCTTCGCCGTCCTCCTGATCATCCGGCCCGGATTCGGCGTGATGCACTGGGCGATGACCATGCCGGTCCTGGTGGCCGCCTGCTTCGCCCTCTATCAGATCGTCACGCGGCTCCTGGGGCCGATCGACCACTGGTCGGTGACGCTGTTCTATTCCGGCGTGGTCGGGCTTCTGGTCATGACCGCGATGCTGCCCGGCGCCTGGCGCTGGCCCGATCTCGAGGGCTGGGCGCTGATGGTGTTCCTGGGGTTCGCCGGCGCCCTCTCGCATCTCTGCATGATCCGCGCCTTCACGCTGGCGCCCGCCTCCCTGCTGGCGCCCTTCAGCTATCTGCAGCTCGCCTGGGCCGTGACCATCGGCTATCTGGTGTTCGGCAACCTGCCCGACGGCTGGACCGCGATCGGCGCCGCCCTCATCGTCTCTTCCGGTCTCTACATCTGGTATCGCGAACGCCTGCAGCCCACAGCGCGCTGA
- a CDS encoding aldehyde dehydrogenase produces the protein MDLEQAKKLGKKDWHKLAGKIKPETRNFIDGKFVPARKGKTFESINPTNGDVIAEVARSDASDVDAAVKSGRKAFKSGVWSRMAPRDRMDVLYRYANLIREHAVDFALLDVLNMGKPVSDMLNSDVPGSALTFQFMAECIDKIFGQVTATAASEFHFIVREPLGVVGCIVPWNYPLMMAAWKIAPALATGNSVILKPAEQSPLSANLMAKLFMEAGGPAGVLNVVQGYGEEVGKPLALHLDVDKIAFTGSTEIGKQLMIYAGQSNMKRVTTECGGKTPQIIMGDANLDTAVNYAIAGIYGNQGEVCNAGSRLLVEKKVHDEFLDLFTKRAKNVFQPGDPFDPATQMGPLVTKDQQKRVLGYIDIGKKEGAKLCFGGGVPKGLEKGAYVQPTLFAGVKNDMRIAQEEIFGPVASVLTFKNIDEAIEIANDSLYGLAASVWTKNVDAAHKAARDLQAGVVWVNCFDHGDMTMQWGGYKQSGQGRDKCFESMLLHTQTKSVWMHLE, from the coding sequence ATGGATCTCGAACAGGCCAAGAAGCTCGGCAAGAAGGACTGGCACAAGCTCGCGGGCAAGATCAAGCCCGAGACCCGCAATTTCATCGACGGCAAGTTCGTGCCCGCCAGGAAGGGCAAGACCTTCGAATCGATCAACCCGACCAACGGCGATGTGATCGCCGAGGTCGCCCGCTCCGACGCGTCGGACGTGGATGCGGCGGTGAAATCCGGCCGCAAGGCCTTCAAGAGCGGCGTGTGGAGCCGCATGGCGCCGCGCGACCGCATGGACGTGCTCTATCGCTACGCCAACCTGATCCGCGAGCATGCGGTCGATTTCGCGCTGCTGGACGTGCTCAACATGGGCAAGCCGGTCAGCGACATGCTCAACAGCGACGTGCCGGGCTCGGCCCTCACCTTCCAGTTCATGGCCGAATGCATCGACAAGATCTTCGGCCAGGTGACCGCGACCGCGGCCTCGGAGTTCCATTTCATCGTGCGCGAGCCCCTGGGCGTCGTGGGCTGCATCGTGCCCTGGAACTATCCGCTGATGATGGCGGCCTGGAAGATCGCGCCGGCGCTCGCCACCGGCAACTCGGTCATCCTCAAGCCGGCCGAGCAATCGCCGCTCTCCGCCAACCTGATGGCGAAGCTGTTCATGGAGGCGGGCGGCCCCGCCGGCGTGCTCAACGTCGTCCAGGGTTATGGCGAGGAGGTCGGCAAGCCGCTGGCGCTCCATCTCGACGTCGACAAGATCGCCTTCACCGGCTCGACCGAGATCGGCAAGCAGCTCATGATCTATGCCGGTCAGTCGAACATGAAGCGCGTCACCACGGAATGCGGCGGCAAGACCCCGCAGATCATCATGGGCGACGCCAACCTGGACACCGCGGTCAACTACGCGATCGCCGGCATCTATGGCAACCAGGGCGAGGTCTGCAATGCGGGCTCGCGGCTCCTGGTCGAGAAGAAGGTCCATGACGAGTTCCTCGACCTCTTCACCAAGCGCGCCAAGAACGTGTTCCAGCCGGGCGATCCGTTCGATCCGGCGACCCAGATGGGGCCGCTGGTGACGAAGGACCAGCAGAAGCGCGTGCTGGGCTATATCGACATCGGCAAGAAGGAAGGCGCCAAGCTCTGCTTCGGCGGCGGCGTGCCCAAGGGGCTCGAGAAGGGCGCCTATGTGCAGCCGACCCTGTTCGCGGGCGTGAAGAACGACATGCGCATCGCCCAGGAGGAGATCTTCGGGCCGGTCGCCTCGGTCCTCACCTTCAAGAACATCGACGAGGCCATCGAGATCGCCAACGATTCGCTCTACGGCCTGGCGGCCTCGGTCTGGACCAAGAATGTCGATGCCGCCCACAAGGCCGCGCGCGACCTGCAGGCGGGCGTGGTGTGGGTGAACTGCTTCGACCACGGCGACATGACGATGCAGTGGGGCGGCTACAAGCAGTCCGGCCAGGGCCGCGACAAATGCTTCGAATCGATGCTGCTCCATACCCAGACCAAGTCGGTCTGGATGCATCTCGAATAG
- a CDS encoding APC family permease yields the protein MATATTHARSTMVRDVDWKQVVFVAAGVPALVLFSMGGISATIGAPAWLVWTISVLMGFAQAFTYAEIAGLHPSKTGGTAVHGATAWIRYSQILAPLSLWSNWLAWTPVLAIGSGLGAGYLLSIFFAADSSVMSFNINLVDLGFVSDGLRLRIDSTFLIGAAIMLVVFAIQHRGILRTAQIQTLLTIASLLPLFVVCIIPLLSGNVHSANFSPFTPLATDANGQVIPGVWDREGIKFFLGGLFIAAWSAYAFETSVCYMSEFKNPGRDMPRAIIVSGLICIAAYVLVPVVFQGFFGTQKMLDPGIYSGAGMGLALAEMVQGGPFITTVLVILLFFTLMLAIMTAMAGSSRTLNQGGQDGWFPKYLSYVNSHGAPTRAMWTDLCFNLILLMMSDYLFVLAVSNCNYLIFNFLNLNAGWIHRLDNPGVKRPWRCPNWLLAIGAVFGYVNAFFLGAGANVWGAGTLWAGFISAALVVPFFLYRHYVTDQGKFPEHMYSDLLLDGQKELGPKRAGMLPYLALLGGVVSCALGYFIFW from the coding sequence ATGGCAACCGCTACCACGCATGCCCGATCGACGATGGTGCGCGACGTCGATTGGAAACAGGTCGTCTTCGTCGCCGCCGGCGTGCCGGCCCTGGTCCTGTTCTCGATGGGCGGCATCTCCGCCACCATCGGCGCGCCGGCCTGGCTGGTCTGGACCATCTCGGTGCTGATGGGCTTCGCCCAGGCCTTCACCTATGCCGAGATCGCCGGCCTCCATCCTTCCAAGACCGGCGGCACAGCCGTCCATGGCGCCACCGCCTGGATCCGCTACAGCCAGATCCTGGCGCCGCTCTCGCTCTGGTCGAACTGGCTGGCCTGGACACCGGTGCTGGCGATCGGCTCGGGGCTGGGCGCGGGCTATCTGCTCTCGATCTTCTTCGCCGCCGATTCCTCGGTGATGAGCTTCAACATCAACCTGGTCGATCTGGGCTTTGTCTCCGACGGCTTGCGGCTGCGCATCGATTCGACCTTCCTCATCGGCGCGGCGATCATGCTGGTCGTCTTCGCGATCCAGCATCGCGGCATCCTGCGCACCGCCCAGATCCAGACCTTGCTGACGATCGCCTCGCTCCTGCCGCTCTTCGTGGTCTGCATCATCCCGCTGCTGTCGGGCAACGTGCACAGCGCCAACTTCTCGCCCTTCACGCCGCTGGCGACCGACGCCAACGGCCAGGTCATCCCCGGCGTCTGGGACCGTGAAGGCATCAAGTTCTTCCTCGGCGGTCTCTTCATCGCCGCCTGGTCGGCCTACGCCTTCGAGACCTCGGTCTGCTACATGAGCGAGTTCAAGAATCCGGGCCGCGACATGCCGCGGGCCATCATCGTCTCGGGCCTCATCTGCATCGCGGCCTATGTGCTGGTGCCGGTGGTGTTCCAGGGCTTCTTCGGCACCCAGAAGATGCTCGATCCCGGCATCTATTCGGGCGCCGGCATGGGTCTCGCCCTGGCGGAGATGGTGCAGGGCGGGCCCTTCATCACCACGGTGCTGGTGATCCTGCTGTTCTTCACCCTGATGCTCGCCATCATGACGGCGATGGCCGGCTCGTCGCGCACGCTCAACCAGGGCGGACAGGACGGCTGGTTCCCGAAATATCTGAGCTATGTGAACAGCCACGGCGCGCCGACCCGCGCCATGTGGACCGACCTCTGCTTCAACCTGATCCTGCTCATGATGTCGGACTACCTGTTCGTGCTGGCGGTCTCCAACTGCAACTACCTGATCTTCAATTTCCTCAACCTCAATGCCGGCTGGATCCATCGCCTCGACAATCCCGGCGTCAAGCGGCCCTGGCGCTGCCCGAACTGGCTGCTCGCGATCGGCGCCGTCTTCGGCTATGTGAACGCCTTCTTCCTGGGGGCGGGCGCCAATGTCTGGGGCGCGGGGACCCTGTGGGCGGGCTTCATCTCGGCGGCGCTGGTGGTGCCTTTCTTCCTCTACCGGCACTACGTTACCGACCAGGGCAAGTTCCCCGAGCACATGTATTCGGACCTGCTGCTGGACGGGCAGAAGGAGCTCGGGCCCAAACGGGCGGGCATGCTGCCTTATCTGGCCCTGCTCGGCGGCGTGGTCAGCTGCGCGCTCGGCTACTTCATCTTCTGGTGA
- a CDS encoding APC family permease has protein sequence MAEQTMGKPQAQRIQLLKVLGPAHVWALGVGIVLVGEFMGWNYAVGKGGAYGALIACWVIGLLYTCVAMIDSEITSTVAAAGGQYAQAKHTIGPLMAFNVGLYLVLAYTMLEAGDIQVAGQLIQIGIGELGSNVNWEPFTILCLAILAWLNYRGVFMTLTVNFVITAAAFLTIIILFVGLQPWNPRAIMHHADLLTDLPYGWLGVIAAFHFGIWFYLGIEGTCQAAEEVRSPGRALPLGTMTGIITLLIAAGLTWYVSVGMLPWEYLGWDLTLAPLFDTARVSGSKFLHVALFVGTLFSAIASANGCINDAARAWFSMGRDRYLPQWFGAVHPRYRTPYRSIVFLIPIAAIFALWVPLAQIITFSILSGLLNYTFMPINMWNFRNKWPIGSIRRGFEHPFHPLPAAVLLSLCIVTFFAVYLGYGRQLLAMMAFYIIASLWFHFRRYRYVRRGDQFTMAWPKPLGY, from the coding sequence ATGGCCGAGCAAACGATGGGCAAGCCCCAGGCGCAGCGCATCCAGCTCCTCAAGGTGCTGGGACCGGCGCATGTCTGGGCACTCGGCGTCGGCATCGTGCTGGTCGGCGAGTTCATGGGTTGGAACTACGCGGTCGGCAAGGGTGGCGCCTATGGCGCGCTGATCGCCTGCTGGGTGATCGGGCTGCTCTATACCTGCGTCGCGATGATCGATTCCGAGATCACCTCGACCGTGGCCGCCGCTGGCGGGCAATATGCCCAGGCCAAGCACACGATCGGGCCGCTGATGGCCTTCAATGTCGGCCTCTATCTGGTGCTGGCCTATACCATGCTCGAGGCCGGCGACATCCAGGTGGCCGGGCAGCTGATCCAGATCGGCATCGGCGAGCTCGGCAGCAACGTGAACTGGGAGCCCTTCACCATCCTCTGCCTGGCGATTCTCGCTTGGCTCAATTATCGCGGCGTCTTCATGACGCTGACGGTGAATTTCGTCATCACCGCCGCGGCCTTCCTCACCATCATCATCCTCTTCGTCGGGCTGCAGCCCTGGAATCCGCGGGCAATCATGCATCACGCGGATCTGCTGACGGACCTGCCCTATGGCTGGCTCGGCGTGATCGCCGCCTTCCATTTCGGCATCTGGTTCTATCTCGGCATCGAGGGCACCTGCCAGGCGGCGGAGGAGGTCCGTTCGCCGGGCCGCGCGCTGCCGCTGGGCACGATGACAGGCATCATCACGCTCCTGATCGCCGCTGGCCTCACCTGGTACGTCTCCGTCGGCATGCTGCCTTGGGAGTATCTGGGCTGGGACCTGACCTTGGCGCCCTTGTTCGATACGGCGCGCGTCTCCGGCAGCAAGTTCCTGCATGTGGCGCTCTTCGTCGGCACGCTGTTCTCGGCGATCGCCTCCGCCAACGGCTGCATCAACGATGCCGCCAGGGCCTGGTTCTCGATGGGCCGCGACCGCTACCTGCCGCAATGGTTCGGCGCCGTGCATCCGCGCTACCGCACGCCCTACCGCTCCATCGTCTTCCTGATCCCGATCGCGGCGATCTTCGCGCTCTGGGTGCCGCTGGCGCAGATCATCACCTTCTCGATCCTGTCGGGCCTGCTCAACTACACCTTCATGCCGATCAACATGTGGAACTTCCGCAACAAGTGGCCGATCGGCTCGATCCGGCGCGGGTTCGAGCACCCGTTCCATCCCCTGCCGGCGGCGGTGCTGCTGTCGCTCTGCATCGTCACCTTCTTCGCCGTCTATCTTGGCTATGGCCGTCAGCTCCTGGCCATGATGGCCTTCTACATCATCGCCTCGCTCTGGTTCCATTTCCGCCGCTATCGCTACGTCCGCCGCGGCGACCAGTTCACCATGGCCTGGCCGAAGCCGCTGGGTTACTGA